A genome region from Pseudanabaena sp. Chao 1811 includes the following:
- a CDS encoding CmpA/NrtA family ABC transporter substrate-binding protein, with amino-acid sequence MSNLKNNISRRRFIATAGATALSSVLLKGCLGNPPEDTPTISSANATKINLPPDQVPETTKVRLGYLPIVEAAPLIIAKEKGFFAKYGMTDVEISKQANWGAARDNVKIGSSAGGIDGGQWQMPMPYLISEGIITDNLKIPMYVLLQLNTHGNAIAIADKHKNKGLTLKIDKAKEFFDKTKSEGAKFKAAYTFPKANQEFWIRYWLAANGIDPDADVELLTVPAAQTVANMKTGTMDAFSTGDPWPYRIVKEKIGFIPALTAEIWKGHPEEYLAMRADWVDKHPKATKSLLKAIMEAQQWCDNFDNRKELVQIVAANNYFGVSPEILLDPMMGKYDMGDGRVIDDKSLAPLYWKDAKGNVSYPYQSHDLWFITESVRWGFLPKESLATAKNLIKKVNREDLWREAAKEAGFSDIPPSTSRGIEEFFDGTKFDPENPQAYLDSLKIKKV; translated from the coding sequence ATGTCTAATTTAAAAAACAACATTTCACGGCGACGATTTATAGCTACGGCTGGAGCTACTGCTCTTAGTTCAGTACTTCTCAAAGGATGTCTTGGTAACCCTCCCGAAGATACCCCAACTATAAGTTCTGCTAATGCTACTAAAATAAACTTGCCCCCTGATCAAGTACCTGAGACAACTAAGGTGAGACTGGGCTATCTACCAATTGTTGAAGCAGCACCGTTAATTATTGCCAAAGAGAAGGGATTCTTTGCGAAATATGGCATGACTGATGTAGAAATCTCCAAACAAGCCAACTGGGGAGCCGCTAGAGATAACGTCAAAATTGGTTCCTCCGCAGGTGGTATCGATGGTGGTCAATGGCAAATGCCAATGCCCTATTTGATTTCCGAGGGAATTATCACCGATAACCTCAAAATCCCTATGTATGTACTGTTGCAGTTAAATACACATGGTAATGCGATCGCGATCGCCGATAAGCACAAAAACAAGGGATTAACCCTGAAAATCGATAAAGCCAAGGAATTCTTTGATAAGACTAAGTCTGAAGGCGCGAAGTTCAAGGCTGCTTACACCTTCCCCAAAGCAAATCAAGAATTCTGGATTCGTTACTGGCTAGCGGCAAATGGAATCGATCCTGATGCTGATGTCGAATTGTTGACTGTTCCTGCGGCGCAAACCGTAGCCAACATGAAAACTGGCACGATGGATGCCTTCAGCACAGGTGACCCTTGGCCCTATCGCATCGTCAAAGAGAAGATTGGCTTCATCCCTGCCCTCACCGCCGAAATTTGGAAGGGACATCCTGAAGAATATTTAGCGATGCGTGCAGACTGGGTAGATAAGCATCCTAAGGCAACCAAATCTTTGCTTAAGGCAATTATGGAAGCCCAGCAATGGTGTGATAACTTCGATAATCGGAAAGAGCTTGTCCAAATAGTTGCTGCCAACAACTACTTTGGCGTATCCCCTGAAATCCTCTTAGATCCGATGATGGGCAAGTACGATATGGGCGATGGACGAGTGATTGACGACAAGAGTCTAGCTCCTCTGTATTGGAAAGATGCTAAGGGCAATGTCTCCTATCCATATCAAAGCCATGACCTCTGGTTCATCACTGAGAGTGTGCGTTGGGGCTTCTTACCAAAGGAATCTCTTGCAACTGCAAAAAATTTAATTAAGAAGGTCAATCGTGAAGATCTCTGGCGTGAAGCTGCTAAAGAAGCAGGTTTCTCGGATATTCCTCCTAGCACCTCTCGCGGTATTGAGGAATTCTTTGATGGGACAAAGTTCGATCCCGAAAATCCCCAAGCCTATCTCGATAGCCTGAAGATCAAGAAGGTATAG